One segment of Shewanella piezotolerans WP3 DNA contains the following:
- the mepA gene encoding penicillin-insensitive murein endopeptidase: MNRYSLYYGLQWLSAALLLFSSITFANPWEQVNSPFDGVAAAVGSYANGCLAGGKALPSSGPGFEVIRPERRRYFGHPTLISFIEDYSSHFRQYSKSNLLIADMSMPRGGNFTHGHSSHQIGLDVDIWFKLAEQALTVMQLAQPEPFDIVHTKQFRLDSKLWQAQHTRMVQLAAEDSRVARIFISPVIKQHLCDMDLANDAWLNKVRPWWGHTYHMHVRLHCPEDDVDCIEQAPIPKGNGCNELSWWKQQYTQPKLKPKTKAADKAIKKKSKAKPKQCAQLLSS, from the coding sequence GTGAATAGATACAGTCTCTATTATGGCTTACAGTGGTTAAGTGCGGCTCTTTTGCTGTTTAGCTCGATAACATTTGCGAACCCGTGGGAGCAAGTTAACAGCCCATTTGATGGAGTGGCCGCTGCTGTTGGGAGTTATGCTAATGGCTGCCTAGCGGGAGGTAAAGCGCTGCCTTCATCGGGGCCAGGGTTTGAAGTTATTCGTCCTGAACGACGACGCTATTTTGGTCATCCAACGCTTATTTCGTTTATTGAAGATTACAGCAGTCATTTCCGGCAATACTCTAAATCTAATCTACTCATTGCTGATATGTCGATGCCGCGAGGAGGGAACTTTACCCATGGTCACTCTAGTCACCAGATAGGGTTAGATGTCGATATCTGGTTCAAGCTTGCTGAACAAGCATTAACGGTAATGCAACTGGCTCAACCAGAACCGTTTGATATTGTTCATACCAAGCAGTTCAGGCTTGATAGCAAGCTGTGGCAAGCACAACATACCCGCATGGTGCAATTAGCAGCTGAAGATAGCCGTGTGGCGCGTATCTTTATTAGCCCTGTCATTAAGCAGCATCTATGCGATATGGATCTTGCTAATGATGCTTGGCTAAACAAAGTGCGTCCATGGTGGGGGCATACATATCATATGCATGTTCGACTGCACTGCCCAGAAGATGATGTCGATTGTATTGAACAAGCACCTATCCCAAAGGGGAATGGTTGTAATGAACTTAGCTGGTGGAAACAGCAATACACCCAGCCCAAACTGAAGCCAAAAACTAAAGCAGCAGATAAGGCAATTAAAAAGAAGAGTAAAGCGAAACCTAAGCAGTGTGCACAGCTACTGAGCTCTTAA